The stretch of DNA CGGGGTCAAGCGCGCGCTGCCGAACGCGAACAGTACGTCTGGGATCTCCACGATGAGACCTCGGGCGGCGTCCCGTACGGCTGCGACCCGGCCGAGGGCCTCCTCGAGCTCCTCACGTGCCAGCGCCCGCGCTCTACGAGCTTCAGCCGCCGTCTTCTCCGCTTCGAGACGTTCGGCTTCGGCCTCGATTCTCCTCTGCTCGGCCTGGAAATGTTCGCGCTCCGCTGCCATCCTCTCCGCTTCCGCCTCTTCGGCCCGTCTGCGCGCCTCTTCGGCTTGCGCCTCGGCCGCCTGGCGGGCACGCGCTTCCATCGTTCGCTCGAGCTCTCGCTGTTCCGCCATCACTCGGACCCGCTCCGCCTCGTCCGCTGCCGCTTTGACCTGGACGCGGAGCTCATCGATCCTCCGGGCGTTGGCGCGTCTCTGTTCGTCGAGCGCGGTCTCGAAAGCGCGCTCTTTCGCGAGCTTTTCCGCCTCCACGGCGAGCCGGATAGTCTCGTGAGCAATGGGCATCATCGCTTTTCCTTCGACGCCCAGCTCCGCCGCGGCCTCGGTCTTGCTCAACGATTGTCGCGCCCGGGACAGCTCGTCCTCCGCGAAACGGTCGGCTCCCGCTCGTTCGGCGAGGTCCACCGCGGTACGGGCCGAGTCCAGATGCGGCCGAATCTCCCCCTTGACTTCTCGCATGTCCTCGAGGGATTCGTTCACGAAGTCGTACTGTCCTTCCGAGCCCCGGTACTTGATTCGAGAGAC from Vicinamibacteria bacterium encodes:
- a CDS encoding OmpA family protein codes for the protein GNRSKLNVSTPLETFGMFVTAEPHFLVETPSRFVALENTEPTVDDAMVTVSRIKYRGSEGQYDFVNESLEDMREVKGEIRPHLDSARTAVDLAERAGADRFAEDELSRARQSLSKTEAAAELGVEGKAMMPIAHETIRLAVEAEKLAKERAFETALDEQRRANARRIDELRVQVKAAADEAERVRVMAEQRELERTMEARARQAAEAQAEEARRRAEEAEAERMAAEREHFQAEQRRIEAEAERLEAEKTAAEARRARALAREELEEALGRVAAVRDAARGLIVEIPDVLFAFGSARLTPEGREKLAKLSGVILVADGYTLSVEGHADSVGSEWHNQELSRKRAEAVRDYLLSQRIPPGNVSATGYGESRPVASNETEEGRQRNRRVEIVIADEPAPTTRVSENW